The following is a genomic window from Armatimonadota bacterium.
ATAAGATATATTGACGGAAGCACGAACATCAACTATAATGAACCACGGTTGACTTTTCTTCAATACGACGAGGAGCGACATAGACGATGCCCAGCGAGTTGCCAGACTGGTTGGCCGACCTCGATGAGGAGGATCTACAGTTCATCAGACGGCTGGTCTTGGGTTCCGGCTCGCTCAAGGCGCTGGCTGAGGCGTATGGCGTCTCTTACCCAACGGTGCGGGCCCGCCTCGACCGGCTGATCGCGAAAGTCAAAGCGGCGGAGGATGCTTCGCCGTGGGACCCGTTCCGAAGACGAATCGCGATCCTCGTCGCCGATGGCAGGTTGGCGCCATCCGTGGCTCGGGAGTTGATCCGAGCGCACGCCGAGAGCGTGAACGGAAGTGAGAACGGAGGCAGAGTAGGTGAGCAATAGACCTATCATCATCGCATTTGCGGCGGTCGCGATTGGCGCGGCGTACGGCGCTCTCTCGACTGCGGACTGGCACTGGACGGTCTCTGCGCGGTGGGCATGGCTTCCTGGCACGCTCTGGGGAGTGCTGGTGGGCACATACGGAAGCATTGCCTGGCGTCTCGCGCGGATAGGTCGCGGGCGCAGCTGGGTGATGACCCTCGGTATGCTGCTGGTAGGGGCCTCTGCCGGCATGCTCGTAGGCGGCCTGGCTTTGCTGGCCATGCACCGGCCCTGGCACATCTGGTATACCTGGCTGCTGCCCGGCGTCCTCGGGTGCACGCTAGTACCTTACCGGCTCTCAGGCGTTCGCCGCGATTACGAGGCGGCGGAGATGCGCCGGATCTCGGCAAGCGACATTGTCTCGACCTAGCGAGGTCCATGCGCCAAGGGGATGCGCGCACGACCTGCGCTATCCCGCCAACGAACGCCGTCCGGGATAGCGTCGTGCGTGAGGCGAGCCCTGCGCTGATACGCAAATCTCTAAGAGGAGGCGTCATAAGTGAAAACTCGAACGCTGGTGCTGGTCGGTTGGGTCGTGGTCGGATTGGCCGTCCTGACGGTGGTGCTGATGAATGGCGGCAAGGTCACGCAAGCGCAGCGCGGCTCCGACAATCGAGTCGTGCTCGCTAATGGAATCACAGTTCTGATGTACCCCGTACCGGGAGCAGAGAAGGTGGCGCTTGTGTACTTCCACCCTGTTGGATTCCTCCACGAGCCGAAGGGCATGATTCAGGCGGCCCACTTGCTGGAGCACTTGGCGTGTCAAGGCGCGACGAAGAGCTACCAAGCCGGCGAGGCTATGCGCCTGTTGAACCAAGAGGGTATGGCGAATGCAGAGACCCTCTCAGACTTCACCTACTTCGACCATGTGCTTCCCCCAGGGCAGTTGGAGCCGGCGCTGCAGATCGCGGCGGAGCGACTAAGCAGTCTCAGAATCGTCCCTGAGATCATTCGCCAGGAAGCACCGAAGTGTCATCAGGAGGCCGACATTGTCGAGCGCAACCCGAGCGCGGGGATGCTGAAGCATGCCTTCATGGCGTTCGGTCAGGCGTGGCGCCACGGCGCGAGGGAGGTACAAGTGCGCGAGGGGCTTGAACGCATTCCCGTCGCGGACCTGGAGCGCTTCTATCGCGCCTCATACAATCCCCAAGGCGTGGTTGTAGTCTTGGCTGGCGCATTCGAGCGCGCCAAGGCGCTGGAGCTGGTCGAGAAGCACTTGGGCAGCATCAAACCCACCGGCGCAGCTGCGCCTCAACCGTTGCCGTGGTCACAGGTGCCTGAGGAGATGACGGTGCAGTGGGATAGCAGCGTCCGGGCGGTGTGCATCGGCTTTCCGCCGCCGGACGATGTCAAGGAGCGCTTTCTGCTCAACCTGTGGGGCAATCTGCTGTTTCAGAGGCTCATGACCGACACCCATATCCAGGCGGCGGCCGACGCGATGTACTGCACGAATTCGACGTGGGGGGTTGGGACGCTCCCCTTCTTCGTCTATGCAACCGCGAAGGCGAACGTGAGCGCTGAGCAACTTCAGCGACTGCTGGCCGCACGTGTGCGCAGCATCACAGCGGCGAAGCCCGGCTTGACCGAGATGATGCAGTTCCGTGCCATGGCATCCCAGTTCGCCCATCCCCCGGAGTTCAACGAGGGCTTCATCCGCCAGCAGGGCCAGGCGCTTGCGTCGCAGCTTGGCCGCAATCCTGATGAAGCAGCCGCGATGGTGATGGGGAACATGGCCATTCAAGCGGGCTTGCGTGAGTTGCTGCTGGGAACAGACTCAGCACAAGTTGCGAAGGCGCTCCAGGCGGTGACCGCCGACGACCTTCACCGCCTGCTGCGCCGGACCCTCGATCCATCCAGGGGCTTCGTCACCGTCCTGATGCCCATGGGTCAAGCAAGGTAGCGTACTGTGAATAATCCAGGCCAGACGCACGGCCTGTGAGGTGATTGGGCGCCAGTAGGGTGGGGACTCAGCCCCCCACCCGCAGGCCGCCCCAACTCCGAAGCCCAGGGGGACGGAGACGAAGCCTTCCGATCCCAAGGCGTTCTGACGGTGGCGGAGGAAAACGACCTGGGATCGAGACTCTCTCCGGCTGTGGACTGCAACGGCGGGCTCCGATGACAGAGCGTCTTCGAGTAGGGGATGCTGGTATCGAAACGCTCTCTCTCGTCCGGAGAGCGGTCTCAGCGTCCCTGAACCTCTACATTTGGCCCTATAATACCGGTTCGAGAGCAGGGCGATCGCGGGAGCAGCGGCGCGAAGTGTCCTATTGGCCTGTGACATGTGCGCAGAAGGCCCACCTGCCCCGCACAACGGGTGTCCCAAGCCCATGTGTAGCCGCTGCCTAAATGCCCGGTTTCTTTGCCACTTCGCGCTCATCAACAATAGGAGTGTTGCCAGGTAAGGGAATGCGATTGAGATCAATCACGGTCCCGTCGACATGCAGAACCACGTCGGTTCGCGCGCGAGCACAATACCCGGCGCGCTGGCCGGGCTGCAATGGACGCCATCCCTCCTCCTCCAAGCGGACGTACTCCGCCGGCTCGCCAGAGGGTAGTCGCACAATCTCGAGTTTGCGCGGTGGATTGGACGGGGGTACGAGGATTCTTAGATACGGTTTCGTGTAGAAATCGCCGGCCATCGCATGCGCTTCGATGGGTTTGAACGTCTTGAGCGTGAGCGGCGCGCCTGCGGTCTTGACCTTCAGCACCGCGGGCCAGAGGCGCTCGAATTCTTCACGGCTATCGAAGTGGATGTCGTACAAGACCTCTGCCGGTCCCCCCGTAAAGGGGCTAATCTCAAGCGCGCGGTGAAGATGCGCATTGAATTTTGGTGGCCAGGACTTCGGCCATGCCTTGACAGATCCGTAGCCGACAAGAGCCCACAGAGGAGCCACTGCAAGCGCTGTAACGACCCCGATCGCAACTACGCTGGCCACCCACGATCGTGAAAGGCCTGCGTCCGTCGCTGGCATGCCGACCAGCCGTCGAACCCGGCTGAGCAGCGATCCGTGCGTGGCGGTCAGCGCTGGCTGCGGCGCGGGGCAGCGAAGCTGCTCCAGCTCGGCCAGGGCGCGCGCATAGGTGACCGCATCCCCGCAGACGGCCACCGCCAGATCGTCGCAGCAGTGTTCCCGCTCCACGCGGATGCGATGTGATAGCCACCAGACCGCTGGATGGTAGAAGAGCAGGGTTTCCACCACGGTCTGTAACATGTTAACCAGGTAATCGCTGCGGCGGATGTGAGCCAGCTCGTGGGCGATCAGCGTCTCCAACTGCTCCGGCGTAAGGCCAGCCAGCGCACTGGGCGGCAGCAGGATCGCCGGCCGTAGCCAACCGATCACCATCGGGACTCTGGCCGCGGCCGACTCCAGTAGCCGCACCGGCCGGCTGACTTTCAGCCCTCGCGACAAGGTCGCAAGGGTCTGTCGCCAACGATCCTCGCTCAGCAGGACGCCTCGCCGCTTGCTGCGCACTATCCGACTCCATCCGATCAGCAGTCGGAGCGAGAGGGCGAACACGCCGATCATCCAGGCCGCGGCCACCCATGCCAGCCGCGCCTCGCCCCAGGCCCAAGCGCTGGTCAATCGCGCTCGCCAGCTCGGAGACGGTATCTTGGGAAGGTTGTGCAGTGCCGCAGCCGCAGGCGCGCGTGCGCTCGCCAGCGGAATCGGCTTAGACACCACCGGCGTCGTAGCTGGCGGCGGCTCACGACCTACCGTCACACTGACCGGCTGTGAGCTTTCCGACATGAGGACGAAAGTCACTATCGGGCAGGCCGCCATTACCGCCAGGACAGCCAGCAGTGCGGCATAGCGTGTAGCGGCCTTCGCCCGCCGCAAGCCGGCCAGGGCAACCAGCGCGAGGAGAGCGGCTGCCGCGCCCTGCCAGATGAAATGCACCAGCACCGAGCTCAGCTTCAGAACGGTAGGATCGTCGAGCAGCTTCATAATCCCACTCATTTCCGTCTCCCTTCGACCTCGTCGAGCAGCCGGCGGATCTCGTCCAGTTCCTCTGGTTTGGCCTTCTTATGTTCGAGAGCGCTAAGCACCAACTGTCTGGTTGACCCCTCGAAGACCCGCTCGAGTAGATCCCCAGCCAGTCTCCTCACAACTCTCTGCCGGCTGTGGCGTGGACGATAGACGTGCGCGCGCTGGCTTCTGTCGCACACTACCAGTCCCTTGTCCCTCATGATTTGCAGCGTCTTGAGAACGGTGGTGTAGCCGGCGCGCCTGCGCCGCGAAAGCGCCTCCATGACAGCTCTAACGGTGCTGGGTCCCTGATCCCAGAGGGTCTTCAGAATCTCCAGTTCGAGGTCCGTCGGTCGCCTCGTCGCCGGTGATGCCATTTCTGAACGCTCCTTCATGCCGCCGTGCTTGTCGGCCGGGCAGAACGCCGTGTCCGCTCTACCCGTGCTGTCTACGACT
Proteins encoded in this region:
- a CDS encoding DUF2089 family protein, producing MPSELPDWLADLDEEDLQFIRRLVLGSGSLKALAEAYGVSYPTVRARLDRLIAKVKAAEDASPWDPFRRRIAILVADGRLAPSVARELIRAHAESVNGSENGGRVGEQ
- a CDS encoding insulinase family protein produces the protein MKTRTLVLVGWVVVGLAVLTVVLMNGGKVTQAQRGSDNRVVLANGITVLMYPVPGAEKVALVYFHPVGFLHEPKGMIQAAHLLEHLACQGATKSYQAGEAMRLLNQEGMANAETLSDFTYFDHVLPPGQLEPALQIAAERLSSLRIVPEIIRQEAPKCHQEADIVERNPSAGMLKHAFMAFGQAWRHGAREVQVREGLERIPVADLERFYRASYNPQGVVVVLAGAFERAKALELVEKHLGSIKPTGAAAPQPLPWSQVPEEMTVQWDSSVRAVCIGFPPPDDVKERFLLNLWGNLLFQRLMTDTHIQAAADAMYCTNSTWGVGTLPFFVYATAKANVSAEQLQRLLAARVRSITAAKPGLTEMMQFRAMASQFAHPPEFNEGFIRQQGQALASQLGRNPDEAAAMVMGNMAIQAGLRELLLGTDSAQVAKALQAVTADDLHRLLRRTLDPSRGFVTVLMPMGQAR
- a CDS encoding M48 family metalloprotease; this encodes MKLLDDPTVLKLSSVLVHFIWQGAAAALLALVALAGLRRAKAATRYAALLAVLAVMAACPIVTFVLMSESSQPVSVTVGREPPPATTPVVSKPIPLASARAPAAAALHNLPKIPSPSWRARLTSAWAWGEARLAWVAAAWMIGVFALSLRLLIGWSRIVRSKRRGVLLSEDRWRQTLATLSRGLKVSRPVRLLESAAARVPMVIGWLRPAILLPPSALAGLTPEQLETLIAHELAHIRRSDYLVNMLQTVVETLLFYHPAVWWLSHRIRVEREHCCDDLAVAVCGDAVTYARALAELEQLRCPAPQPALTATHGSLLSRVRRLVGMPATDAGLSRSWVASVVAIGVVTALAVAPLWALVGYGSVKAWPKSWPPKFNAHLHRALEISPFTGGPAEVLYDIHFDSREEFERLWPAVLKVKTAGAPLTLKTFKPIEAHAMAGDFYTKPYLRILVPPSNPPRKLEIVRLPSGEPAEYVRLEEEGWRPLQPGQRAGYCARARTDVVLHVDGTVIDLNRIPLPGNTPIVDEREVAKKPGI
- a CDS encoding BlaI/MecI/CopY family transcriptional regulator — protein: MASPATRRPTDLELEILKTLWDQGPSTVRAVMEALSRRRRAGYTTVLKTLQIMRDKGLVVCDRSQRAHVYRPRHSRQRVVRRLAGDLLERVFEGSTRQLVLSALEHKKAKPEELDEIRRLLDEVEGRRK